The sequence AAGGACAGTTCATCTGTGTTACCTGTCACTAATGATACTGGTAACAGTTCTGATCTTGAAGATGTTTTAAGAACTTCATCCAGTGATGGTACAACTGCAACACAGATTGATGATCACACAATTGAACCTAGTGTTCAACAGTGTGAATCAAATGATCAATCTAAATCTGAGGGTACTTCTACAGATGTTCTAGATTTTTCTATAAGATCTAGTAGAAAAACTGTGTTACCTTCTAAGTATAAAGACTATTATTTAGGGTGTTCTAATAATAAATGCAAGTATGAAATACAAAAGTTCGTTAATTATTCTTGTCTTAGTTCTGAAAACTTTTGTTTTGCTTCTAATTTGAATAAAACACATGAACCAAACTCATATTGGGAGGTTGCACAAGACCCTAATTGGGTTAATGCCATGAATGAGGAAATGGAGGCATTAAATAGAAATGGCACATCGATTTTAACTGAATTACCTAAAGATAGAAAACCTATAGGATGTAAGTGGGTTTACAGAATAAAATATAAGTCTACAGGCGTTATTGATAGATACAAAGCAAGACTTGTTGCTAAAGGGTTTAATCAAAGAGAAGGGCTTGATTTGATTAAACTTTTTCACATGTAGTTAAAATGGTTACTATTAGAGTACTTATATCTTTAGCTGTTCAAAATTTTTGGTATTTATATCAACTTGATATAAATAATGCTTTCTTGTATGGTGATTTGTCTGAGGATGTTTATATGAGTTTACCTGAAGGATATTTTGATAAAACTGATAATAGAGTGTGTAAATTAGTTAAATCTTTATATGGTTTAAAGCAAGCTCCTAGAAAGTGGAATGAAAAACTGTGTTCTGCTTTGTTTGAATTTGGTTTTACTCAAAGTGTTAATGATTATTCTTTGTTCACAAAAATAACTGATGAATTTTGCATTGTACTGCttgtatatgttgatgatattgtgttaACTGGAAGTGATGAGACTGAAATTTTGAAATGCAAGCATTTTTGAGTTCAAAGTTCAAAATAAAAGATTTGGGAAAACTTAAATATTTTCTTGGAATTGAACTTTTGGAAAATGAAAAAGGATTAAGTTTATGTCAAAGAAAGTATTGTATTGAACTGATCTCTGAGTTTGGTTTGTTGGGTTGTAAACCTGCTTTAACACCTATGGAACCTGGTATTGTCTTGGCGATATTGTGCATGCTGATTCAGATACTTTACTTAGTAACGTAAGTGCGTATTAAAAATGAGTAGGCAAGTTGATCTACTTAACCTTAACAAGACCTGATATTGCATATTCAGTTCATTGTTTGAGTCAATTTATGCATGCTCCACGGAAATCTCATGTTAAAGCTGCATTGAGAGTGCTCAAATACTTAAAAAGGTCACCAGGTAAAGGTATCTTTTTACTAAGTCAGTAAGTCTGAATCATTCAATGTTGTTGCATATGTTGATTCAGACTGGGGTAAGTGTAATTTTGACAAGAAGTCTGTTACAGGCTTTTGTGTCTATTTGGGCAGTTGTCTTATTTCTTGGAAAGCAAGAAGCAACAAACTGTATCAAGATCATCTGCAGAGTCAGAATACAGGGCTCTTGCAGCCGTTACTTGTGAAATTATTTGGATATTAAAAATTCTTAATGATTTAAATGTTAAAATGAACATCCCTGTTTTAGTCAACTGTGATAATAAGTCTGCTATTCAAATTTCTCAAAATCCTGTTTTTCATGAAAGAACCAAACATTTTGAGATTGATCTTCATTTTGTTAGAGAAAAAAATAAGTAAAGGTGTTATTGAAGTTTGTGAGATTAAATCTGTTGAAAATTTCTCAAATATTTTTACTAAGAGTTTAAGTAAAGTTCAACACAATTTGTTATCTCATCATTTAAAGCTTTTTGATTTCTTCAATAATCAGATTAAGGGGGATTAAGGGGGGATGTTGAATAATGTAATCTAATTATTTCATAATATTTTTCTTTTATTATTCTTACTTATTTTGGGGTAGAGTAAAATGCAGGGTTGCTTCTGTCATTTCACAATAGTTGAAAGGTTGCTGAGCTCTTGAAGGTGAAGATATTGGATTAGCTTAATGGATCAGACTTATGCTTATAAGCTTATTGGACTAGCTTTATTTGGGCTTGTGGCTGATCAAGTGACAAGGAGCCCACATCTTATCAGCCTATATAAACCCTGATGAAGCGTTTTTAGGGTTATTATGCACACATCTGATATTTTTTTCGGCTGCAGTATTTCTCTCATCCTCAATTGTGATTCTAGGGTTTCATCTTGAATCCTATTGTTTTCTGTGTGATTCTTCAGTTATCATATTGATAATTGATTACTGTTTTTGTTATTGTGAGGATCTTATTGTGTTAGAAATACAGATATTGTTTGTATTCTGTTTCTTCGTGTGATTAATCTGAAGTTTATTGTGTTTCTGGTTGAAGAGATTCATAATTTGTTTATAAAGATTTATTGAAATTCACCATGATGGAGATGAATGTATGTGGGCAATGGAACCAATTAATAAGACTAGATATTGCGGAAGAGAAGCAGTAAGATAATGAAGATGATAGTAATAAAGCTGTAATATTAGAATGATGATATTGATGGTAATGTAACAATAATCAGAGGAGATCGACAAGAGTGGATTCTCTCTGTCCAACCAGGGAAGAAGCACGATGCTATCTTCATGCCCAAGCTTAAAATCGTACGCAAAACACGTACACAATTTCGAATAAATTTCTAAATGACTAACACCACTAATATATAAAGAAATTGATAATGAAAACCTAGATGACTTTCCACCGGGCTGCTCATAACTAGACTTTACATGTATTGAGCTTGGTCTCATTATTGTTGGTACGTTCTCTATCAGAAcctaaaaagtctatttatttatgAATTTTTGGCAAGGGCCTTCTTAAGGTGATTATCGGTAAGGGACTAAAGAAAGGTAAAACTGATTCTTCTGGCAGTCCTCCAACGTCCAGTCGACAGCTAACATGAGACTATCGGTTAAGGTCTAGTTATACACTTACACGTAAAATGTGTCTTTCTCTACAAGTGTACTTTTTCTGCAAGCTTACTTTTTCTCGTTGAAGTTTGTCAAAGATCTTACTGGGACGAGTTAAGGAAAAGATTAAACAAATTGTTCATGAACATTAAAAGTGCTAATAAAGATTGTTCCAGTGAACCACTAGTTTAGCTTAATTGGTACTCGTACTTGGTAATTGCTTATTGAATAATGGATAAATACTCTGTTCGGATTTGGGCCACTGGATTAAGATATATGGATCCATCCTTACAAATGTTGGGCCACAGATCTATAGCCTTTTGTGCTTCTATACTAAAGGCCCACTAACTATAGAATGCATTTGCAACTTTGCAACCAAAATCTAGTCTAAACATAGTCTTTTATTTCATAGAAGTAAaataaatttaatttcatattttcaTATCTATACAAAAGAATGGTGTCTATCCTATTTttattatctatatttatatttatatttatatttctttATGTTTATTTATTTTCCTGTTTTACCATCTACAttgttatttgtatttatttaattttgattatctacattattagaaatttacaGTAACCTGTAAAAAGTAACTATAAAACCTATTAACTTTATTATTTTACCGAATTAATCACATTGTATGCACGTAAACGTTTCAACATTCAGACCGAAGGACATGTAAGCGTAGAATGCATTGGACCAATCAATATAGACTGACAAGAAAATAACATGTGACGACAGACACATAAATACATTACGATGAAGCTTGGAGATAAAGTTGTGTCTTTCAACAAAGATAATTCACACATCCACGTGGAGCACCTTCAACGTCTGTTCAATTGCTGACTCATCTCTTCTTTCTCCCCTGCCTTCCACCTTGCGTTTAAAAATCTGAAACCGACATATATGTCTTCTATAAACCTATCATCACATTTTCAAGTATCATA comes from Rutidosis leptorrhynchoides isolate AG116_Rl617_1_P2 chromosome 4, CSIRO_AGI_Rlap_v1, whole genome shotgun sequence and encodes:
- the LOC139842562 gene encoding uncharacterized protein produces the protein MFRDLIEYKARKFQVSIKCFRSDNGTEFVNNQMNNFLQRNGIIYQTSCAYTPQQNGIAEKKHRHLLNVARFLMFQGEFLSIFEKGYKLYNLETKSFIVSRDVKFYENIFPFKFDSAYKISFSENDLNHLNFFDSAYFQNETSNKKDFKNPNDEGRDTIICDGKSTTLDSSFKNTSKDSSSVLPVTNDTGNSSDLEDVLRTSSSDGTTATQIDDHTIEPSVQQCESNDQSKSEGTSTDVLDFSIRSSRKTVLPSKYKDYYLGCSNNKCKYEIQKFVNYSCLSSENFCFASNLNKTHEPNSYWEVAQDPNWVNAMNEEMEALNRNGTSILTELPKDRKPIGCKWVYRIKYKSTGVIDRYKARLVAKGFNQREGLDLIKLFHM